AATTCTGAAGAAGCAGCTGAAGAAGTTGTAAAACCTAAATTTTTAGTAGAAGGTATTGCTCTAATTATAATGGGATTTACGTCAACAGCAACCTTTCAAATTTTCTTAAATGTAAATAAAAATTTCGGAATAGATGCGGTAGGTATGACTGCAAGTGCAGCTGGAAAAATTCAAGCTAATTATGCACTTGGTTCCATTTGTGCGGTTATATTGACAGCTTTATTAGTTAAAAAACTAGTTAAGCCTGTAAGATTCTTATTTATATATCCTTTGATTTCTTTTGTAATGTTAATGGCTATGTTTATTACAAAAAGTCAAACTATTGCTCTTATAGGTGGTTTTGTTATCGGTTTCTCAGCAGCAGGAGGAGTACTACAGTTAGTTGTATCTACAATGTCAGATTTATTTCCAGTTTCAAAAGGAAAAATTACAAGTATGGTTATGATGTCATCTAGTATTGCAACTTTTGCAGTTACTGCCATAGCTGGATTTGTTACAAAATCTGTTGGAATACAGTATACATTAGTAGTAGCAGCAGCTATTACAGCTGTAGGAGTACTTTTATCAATAGTTGTAAACGTAAGGTACAATCAGTTAGTAAAAGCAAAAAAACAATTAACATAAATAATAAATAAGTGGTCGCCAAGTTATCATAAATTTTTATGCTATTAAGGCGGCCACTTGTTTAAAAAGTAATTGGAAGCATTATGTGAAACTCAGAACCAATGCCGATAGTGCTAAGGACGTTTATACTGCCCCTATGTTCATCAACTATACTTTGAGCTATAGAGAGCCCTAACCCTGTTCCTCCTTGGCTTCTTGAACGAGATTTGTCCACTCTATAAAATCTTTCAAAAATTTTTTCTATATGTTCTTTTGGTATACCTTCACCATTATCTTTAATCTTTAGTTCACATATATTATTATGTTTTAAAAGGCAAACTTCAATTTTTCCATTAGAGGGAGTATGTTTAATGGCGTTATCAAGCATAATATTTATTAGTTGAATAATTCTCCACTCATTTCCCAAGATAATTATTTCATTTTCTATATTAAAAACTAGTTCTATATTTTTTTTATTAGTTAAAACTTTAAAAGTTTCATAAGTATTATTTATTGTGGTGCTTATGTTGAAATTTGACATTGGCATTTCTTCTTTTTTTACTCTAGCTAAGAACAATAAATCTTCTATAAGTTTTGTCATTCTAAAAAGTTCACTTTGAATGTTATTTAGCCATTTCATTTGACTATGTACGGTTTTATCTTTATTTTCAACTACTATTTCTAAGGTTGAATTCAAAACTGCAAGAGGAGTTCTAAGTTCATGTGAAGCATCAGCTATAAAGATATTTTGTTTATCTAAAGTTGTTTTAACTGGAACAATGGCTTTATTAGCAAGATATAAACTAATAATAATGACAAGAATAACACTTATAGTACCAACAAATAAAAACGATATAATAAGGTAAGTGTATAAATTGATTTCCATGTTGTTATCGATAAAGGCAATTATAAAACCATATTTTTTAGGAACCTTCAAAAATTTAAATCTTAAATGCCCAGTTTTAATATTTCCATACTGTATACCTTTTTTTAAAACTGTATTTTTTAAATTTGTAATATCACATTTTGGTATATTTATATTTTTAGAGTATCCCAAAACTTTTCCATATTTATTTATTTTTATAAAGAAGCTACTTGATACTACCATTTTTACATTATTTGAGGGACCTTTTATTAGAGAAACAGTCTCTTCATTTCTAGCAATATCATTTAAAACCACAGAAACTTGTAAATTCATTTCGTATAAGGTTATATAATATATTCCTAAAAAGATAATTAAAATTACTATAGTAAGGCAAATAGCATTAATTGTTAACAGTTGTATTTTTAATTTTTTGAACATCTAATTAATCTCCTTAAGACAGTAACCACTTCCGCGTATAGTTTCTATAAGCACTTTACAATTTAAAGTTGCAAGCTTTTTTCTTAAATATGATATATAAACTTCAATATTATTTAGTTCAATAGTGGCTTGGAAGCCCCAAATTTTTTGTAAAAGTTGTTCTTTAGTTATAACCATATTTTTATTTTTTAGCATTATTTCAAACACCTGAGATTCTTTAGAAGATAGTTTTATAGTTTCTTTATCAGTCTTAATTTCACCTCTTAAAGGATTAAAGGTGAGATTATGTATTTGAAGCTCCTCATTGTTTATAGAGTCAGTTTGTCGTCTGCCAAGAGCGCGCAATCTTGCAAGCAGCTCATCTTTGGAAAATGGTTTTACAAGATAATCGTCTGCCCCACTGTCTAAACCCTCAATCCTATCTTTTATAGAATCTTTAGCAGTCAAAATTAGTACAGGAGTTGTAATCTTTTGCTTTCGTAAATTTTTTAACACGTCTAATCCTTCTTTTAATGGAAGCATGCGATCTAATATTATTATATTGTATTTTTCAGATTCGGCCATTTTCTCACCTTGTATACCATCAAAAGCAGTATCTACTATATAGTTATTCTTTTTTAGAGTATAAACAAGGGCATCAGAAAGATGTATTTCATCTTCAACTAACAATATTTTCACGTTAAACTCACCACCTTCCACTTTTTTGAAATATATATTTACCATTAATATTAAAATGTAACTTAAGCTTAAATTGACAAAAAAATGTTTTTTCAAACTTAATTATATATCAAAAAGCTTAAGAAAAGCTTAAGAAATATATTAACAAAGAGTTTACAGTAGTTTTAAGAAAAGATTAAGAGAGAGAATATAATATTAAGATGTAACATGATATTTAAAGAAAGGTTTTTAATATGATTTATTGTAAAAGGAGACGATGAAAATATGACCGATAAAGTAATTCAATATTCTATAGTGGTACCTCTGTATAATGAAGAACTTGTTGTAAAAGAAACATATAAGAGGTTAAAAAGTGTCATGGATTCTACAGGAGAGAATTATGAGATTATTTTTGTAAATGATGGTAGTAGAGATAAAACAGCAGTAATAACAAAAGAAATATGTGATAGAGATAAGAAGATTAAGTTTATAAGTTTTTCAAGAAATTTTGGACATCAATTAGCAATAACAGCAGGCATGGATAATTCTAGTGGAAATGCTGTAGTTGTTATCGATGCAGACTTACAAGACCCTCCAGAAGTAATACTTAAAATGATTGAAAAGTGGAAGGAGGGATATGAAGTAGTGTATGGACAAAGGGCTAAAAGAAAGGGAGAGACTTTTTTCAAAAAGCTTACTGCAAGAATTTTCTATAGAATGTTAAATAGTATGACAGATATTGATATACCTGTTGACACAGGAGATTTTCGTCTAATAGACAGGAAGGTCTGCGATGCATTAAAAACAGTGCCAGAGAGAAATAGATATGTGCGAGGTCTTATAAGTTGGCTTGGTTTTAAGCAAATAGGAGTTCAGTTTATAAGGGAAGAGAGATTTGCAGGAGAAACAAAGTATCCTCTTAAGAAAATGGTGGAATTTGCTACAGATGCTATTACTTCATTTTCATATAAACCACTTAAACTAGCAATGTATTCAGGAAGTATTATATCTATAATAAGCTTTGTATATCTTATATTTGTCATTATTCAAAAGCTATTTACAAATGGTATTGTAGCTGGATGGACTTCTTTAGTGGCACTTATGCTGTTTTTTAATGGAGTTATACTTATGATTCTAGGAATTATGGGTGAATATATAGGGAGAATTTATGATGAGGCAAAGGGCAGACCGCTATATATAATTGGGGAAAAGAAGGGATTTTGATGCTAAATAAAGTAGGATATATATTTAACGGACGATTGAAGCAAATAAGTAGATTTTCAGCAGTTGGAGTCATTAATACTTTAATAGATTTTGTTATGTTTACTCTATTTAATAGTGTAATAGGGGTAGGATATAGCATAAGTCAAGTAATAGGATATGGTAGTGGAGTCATTAACAGCTTTATATTCAATAAAAAATGGACTTTCTCTGATAAAGCGGGTAAAAAAAAGCTTCATAAGGAATTAATAAGATTTATTTTTATTAATGTTATTACACTTCTAGTTACCTTAGTATCTATGAATTTGTTTGTAAAAGGTTTAGGGATTAATGTTTATGTAGCTAAGATATTAGTAACCCTTATTGCTCAGGCTATAAACTTTTTAGGTTATAAAATTTTAGTATTTAGTTAATTGCGCACGGAGGATAGATAAGTGAAAAAAATAAAATTATTGAAAGAACACATCATGTTAGCAGCAATTCTTATATTATCTGCAATTTTAAATTTCGGGAATCTAAAACTTGAGGGATATGGAAATGAATATTACTCTGCAAGTGTTAAGAGTATGCTTACAAGTTTTAAAAACTTATTTTTTTTAGCATCAGATCCTAAGGGTTTTTCAACTATAGATAAACCGCCTATAGGCTTCTGGCTGCAAGCAATTTCAGTAAAGATTTTTGGCTTTAATAGTTTTGGTATTATGTTACCTCAAGCTATTGCAGGAATAATTTCAGTTGCAATTATATATTTTCTTGTAAAGAAATACTTTGGTGTAAAAGCAGGGCTTGTTTCGGCATTATGTCTTGCAACTACTCCTATTTTTGTTGCTGTAAGCAGAAACAATACAATAGACAATCAATTGGTAATGGTACTCTTGATTGCAGCTTATTTTTTATTGAAAGCTATTGAGAGTGCAAAACTAAGGCATCTTATTATAAGTTTAGCTTTAGTTGGGATTGGATTTAATATAAAGATGCTTCAGGCATATTTAATAATTCCAGCTATATATATTACATATTTTATAGCATCCAATATAAAAATGAAAAAGAGAATTATAAATCTAGTTATTTCTACGGTAATATTGGTAGTTGTATCTTTCTCGTGGGCTACTGTTGTAGACTTAGTTCCGGCAGCTAATAGACCATACGTTGGAAGTAGTGCAAATAACTCAGAATTACAACTTATTGTTGGACATAATGGAGTTGAAAGATTAAATAATCAAAATAGCATTGGAAAAGAAATGTTCTCTATAGTTCAAAGGAAGATGAAAAAGAAAAGCAGTAATAAGAAAAAATCGAGTAATATTGTTAAAATTGTAGGAGCATTAGTTACTAACTCTTACTTAGATCAAATAAGTTGGCTTATACCACTGGCTATATTTGGATTTATAGCAGCTGCTTTAAAAGAGAAATTAAAGAGACCTTTTGATAATGGTAGAAAAATATCTATAGTATTTTGGATGGCCTACTTTTTGCCACAAGCCTTCTACTTTACATTTACACAAGGTTCTTCTCAAGGTTATTATTTAACAATGCTTTCAGCACCAATTGCAGCCCTTGTAGGTATTGGAATGAGATATCTTTGGAACTTATATAGAGAAAACAACAAAGGGGCATATATGCTTCCAATAGCCTTTTTGATTGACGGTGGATTTCAATTTATATTGTTATATTTCTATAGTAATATTTCAAGTGTAGTTAGCATTTTGATGGCTGTAGTTGGGATATTTAGTTTAGTAAGTTCCGGTGCTTTAATTTTAAATAAGAAAAAGAGTAAATTAAATAGTGGGTTTAAAAAAGCAATAACAGCATTGGGGTTGATAGGATTGATAATAACTCCAATGGTCTGGTCTGGAACAACTTTAGTATATAAAATGCTAGGAAGCTTTCCAACAGCAGGTTTTGAACTGAGAAGCAATAGCAGCATAATGAGTAATGTATTGACACAGATGAGTAGTGAAACAACACCAACTACTTTTAAACTTATGAAATATCTAGAGTCGCATGAGGATAATGAAAAATATTTGTTAATAACAGCTAATCCCATAATAGATGTATCAAGTATGGAACTTTATACAGATAGATCAGCTATAGCACTAGGTGGTTTTATGAGCACAGATAAGGTTATAAGTTTAAATGAATTTAAGGAAATGGTTAAAAATGGTCAGGTTAGATATGTTATGTATTCTGACATAGTAAGTAATGCTGATAAAGATAATCCCAATAATGCAATATTTGCTTGGGTGAAAAATAATGGAAAACTTGTTGATAAGAATGAGTGGTATGATTCGGATGATAAAAAACTCAGTGTTATGTGTTCACCAGAATTTTCTAAGCTTTATGATTTGAAAGGTTGTAAAGTTAATTAAAATTATTTGATTGAAAAGAGCTGTATAGTTAACATAAATTTTACGTTAATTACACAGCTCTTTTATTATAATATTTTTTCATAGAGTCTAAAGACATCTAAGCCATAATGAGAAAGACCTAGGTCAACAGAAGAAACGTAGTTAAAACCACATTTTTCATACAATTTAATTGCAGGAAAGTTTTTCTCATAAACATCTAATCTAACAGCTTTAGCATGATTTTTAATACTGTATTTAGTTGAGAAATCTATAAGGCTCTCTCCAATACCATGCCTTAAAAACTTAGGATGAACTACAAAGGTATATATAATAAATACATCCGAATAATCTGATTCAAAACTCCATTTTACATTATAATATGCTGGTTCTGGCTTATGACTTAATATTAAAGAGCCTACTATTTTCCCATGGTATTTTGCAATATATAGATTGCCATTTTTTATACCATCAATTGCATTTTGTCTAACAGGATACACTCCTTTTATCCAGCCTGGATAGTTTATTTCTGATGCCAAATAGTCATTTAAATCATTATAAAGAAGTTCTAGTTCATCAATATCATTTATTGTACCTAATTGAATAGTAGGTGACACGTTTATCAACTCCCTAAAATTTTATTCATTAATATTAAGTTCAAGAAAAGTATTTCCATCTAAATCTTTTATTTCAAATAAATTATCGCAAAGTACAGCATAAGAATTTGGACTGTCTTCTTTTGGTATAGAGATAGAACCAGGATTTATTATGTATATATTATTTTTCTTTTTTGCAACAGGAACATGGGTGTGACCATAAAGAAAAATATCACCATCTCTAAGTTTGGGCAAATTATCCTCATTATAAACATGACCGTGAGTTAAAAAGACTCTTTTATCATTGTATAAAATAGTAGAGTAGGTTGACATTATAGGGTAGGTTAAGACCATCTCATCAACTTCGCTGTCGCAGTTTCCACGAATAGCAATTATTTTTTCACTATATGTATTTAAAAGTTCAGCTACATCTTTTGGATTGTAACCTAAAGGAAGTGGATTTCTAGCACCATGATATAATTCATCTCCAAGGATAACTATAAAATCAGCCTTTTCAGCGTTGAATCTATTTAGGGCTTTTTGAAGATAATTGAGTGAGCCGTGGATATCAGACATAAAAAAGATTTTCATTTTACATACCGTCCTTTCAATATTAAGTATATTTTATTTAATTTGAGAATTTGTGTCAACATAAAGAATATAATAATATTAATTCTACTGCCCATATAAATTTGAATAGGTGGTGAAATATTTTGGATAAAATAATACTGGAAATTTTAAAAGCTATGCAGCAGGACATTAAAGTGATTAAACAGGAACTAGCGGGAGCAAAAGAAGAAATAAGGCTTACAAAGCTAGAGGTAAAAAGATTAAAAAAAGGAGAAGAAGAGAAAAATAAAGTACTTATTGAATTACAAACACTTATGGATAATGTTTTGGAAAATCAGGAAAATATAAAAACAAAAATAGATAGCGTTGGTACAGAATGTGAAAGTATGAGAAAAGATTTAAGTAATATTGAAGTTATAACAGCTAGTAACTGGTCAGATATAGCCAAATTAAAAAATGTGAAATAATTCATACAGGTTTTAAAGTAAACTGCTATTTTCTAATTAAAATTATTTATGTGGTATACTAGTAAAGAAAAAGATTTGAATATAAAAGTACGAGGTAATAATATGAAGAAACTAGAGTTTAAAGATTTAGGATTAAGTGAAGAAATTTTAGAGTCAATAGGAAAGCTTGGGTACAAAACACCATCAAGTATTCAGGAAAAAGTTATCCCAATAATTCTTAAAAATAGAGATATAATTGCAAAAGCAAAAACAGGAAGTGGAAAAACAGCTGCTTTTGCAATTCCAATATGTGAAAAAATAGAATTAGAAGAAAAGGCTCCGCAGGTTTTAGTTTTAACACCAACACGTGAACTTGCATATCAGATAAAAGAAGATTTTTTAAACATAGGTAGGTTTAAAAGGTTAAGGTGCGTAAGTATTTTTGGAAAAGAACCTATTTCAAATCAAATAAGGGAGCTTAAGCAGAGATGTCACATTGTAGTTGGAACCCCAGGTAGAATATTAGATCATATAGAAAGAGAAACCTTAAATCTTTCAAAGATAAAATATGTTGTTATAGATGAAGCAGATGAAATGCTTAATATGGGATTTATAGAACAAGTGGAAGGGATACTTTCAAAGCTTGAAAAGAATAGAAATACCCTTCTTTTTTCAGCTACACTTCCGGAAACCATAGTGAATTTATCTGAGAAATACATGAAAAACGCTGAAAATGTTGAGGTGAAAGATGAAGCTTCAAGTAAAGGTGAAATTGAGGAGCTTTACTATAAGGTAGAGGCAAGAGAAAAGTTTTCGCTTTTAGTTAAGCTTATATATAAAGAGCTTCCCGGCAGTTCTATTGTATTCTGTAGAACAAAAGATAATGTGGAAGAGGTATTTGGTAAAATGAAGGATAAAGGATTTATATGTGGTGCCCTTCATGGTGGTATGCTTCAGCAGGATAGAATACAGGTTATGAATGACTTTAAAAAAGGTAAATTTACATTTCTAGTAGCAACAGATGTAGCTGCAAGGGGTATTGATGTTGAAAACATAACACATGTCATAAATTACGATATACCTATGGAGAAGGAAAGTTATATTCATAGAATAGGTAGAACTGGACGTATGGGAAACAGAGGAAAGGCTATAACCTTTGTTACTATGAAGGAAGAAAGATTTCTAAAAGATATTGAAAATGAATTTTCGCGTTATATAAAAGAAGGAAATATGCCAACAAAAGAAGAGGTTCTAAAGGGAAGAGAGACTTTAAAAAGTACCTCTCAAAAGCTCAATAAAACAAAACATAATAAAATAGAAAAATTAAATAAAGATATTACGAAGCTTCATTTAAGTGCAGGAAAGAAAAAGAAAATAAGACCGGGAGATATAGCGGGAACCATATCAAGCATAGAGGGAATAAAGCCTGAAGACATTGGTATAATTGATATACACGATAGTTTTTCATATGTAGAAATATTAAATGGTAAGGGAAATGTTGTTATTAAGGCAATGGAGAGTAAGACTATAAAAGGCAAAAAAGTTAGGGCACAGGTGGCACAGAAATAAAAGAAGTGAATATAATAATTAATGGTAATATTTTAGAGAGGTAAATTAGTTGAGGATATATGTTGTTAGGCCAGGTGACAGTGTTTACAGTATAGCGAGAAGCTTTGGCGTTACACCTGAAAGTATTTTAGAGTCAAATAAGCTTCAAAATAATCAATTAGTTATAGGTCAGACGGTTGTTGTACCGAGTACAGAAATATCCTATAGAGTAAGACCTGGAGATACCCTGTGGTCTATATCACGAAAGTTTAGGGTATCACCTGAAAGTATTCAAAAGTTAAATAATCTTCAAAATCCATCTCAAGTTTATCCAGGGCTTATTTTAAGAATACCTGAAAATGCAAAAAATTACGGAACCATAGAGGTAAATGCATTTATACAGCCATCAACCAAGGAAAAGGAAGATGCAGTTTTGAGTGAAAGTTTACCATATCTTACTTATATAACACCCTTTAGTCATCATGTAACAGAAACAGCAGGTCTCACACCCCTTGACGATGAAAATATAATAAATCAAGCAAAAAAAGCAGGGGTTAATCCAATGCTTTCTGTTACCAATATAACAGGCACCACTGGGTCAAATTTTAATAGTGAGCTTATAAGTAACATACTTAATAGTGAAACTCTTGAGAATATCCTTATAAATAATATTTTGAGTCTGATTAGAAGTAAAGGTTATTATGGGGTAATAGTTGATTTTGAGAGAATACCACCAAAGGATAGGGAAAACTATAATAATTTTTTAAGAAAGCTCACAGAAAGACTACATCCTGATTATAAAGTAGCAACAGCATTGGCACCAAAAACCTATGATATAAAGGAAGGTTCCTGGCATGGAGCACATGATTACAAGGCGCATGGAGAGATTGTGGACTTTGTTATAATTATGACCTACGAATGGGGTTGGTCAGGAGGCCCACCACTAGCTGTGGCTCCGATAGATCAAGTTGAGAAGGTAATAAGATATGCGGTAAGTGTTATTCCGCCTTCGAAAATAATGATGGGAATTCCACTGTATGGTTATGATTGGACGCTTCCGTATATACCTAAAGGAGAATTTGCAGAAACTATAGGAAATGATGAAGCAATAGAAAGAGCAAGAAAATATGGAGCTAGAATAAAGTATGACATAAAATCTCAGTCGCCTTACTATAACTATGTAGACGCAGAGGGTAGACAGCACGTAGTTTGGTTTGAAGATGCAAGAAGTGTTGAAGAAAAGTACAAATTAGTTTTTAGGTATAAATTAAAAGGTGTAAGCTATTGGGTTTTAGCTAGGTCCTTCACTCAAAATTTTAAGGTTTTAGATAATATGTTTATGATAAAAAAATATAATCAATAGAATAGCGATGGTATGAGTATATAATATTGGAACAGGAGCGTACATTAGTTTTTACGTTCCTTCTTTTATTTTTTGGAAAACATAAAAAAAGAATGAAGTAATATATTTACAAAACGATAATTAAGTTGAAAACAATATAATATATGGAGGAAGAAAAATGAAAAAAAAATTAAAAATCGTTATAAGTATGTCATTACTTATAACTTTTAGTAGCGTATCAAATGTATTTGCAGCATCAGTTAAAAAAGGAAACCATAATTTAAAATTGGCAGCATATTCGCAAATGAAAAAAAGTATCAAAACTGCAGAAGCTGAGACACATTATAATGAAGCTACACCTGGAAGTGGTTTTATTAATGCAAAAGTAGGGGATGTGTTAGATAACCCAGAAGAAAGTTGGACAAGATATGATGATTCTAATAGCAAAATAGTTTATAAAGGTAATTGGACAACTTTAAATTATGGAGGAGATGGTAACTGGGATAAACAATATCAAGGAACAAATTCACTAGATGCAAGTATTGTATTTTGTTTTAAAGGAACCAAACTTAGATTGATATCTTCAATGTCAAACTATTGTAGCAATAACATAATAGTAACTATTGATGGAAAAGTTGATCATTTTAATGAAGGAAATAATAGTGATGGTGCTTTATGGAAAATGTTGGCTTATCAAAAGGATGGATTAGAGGATAAAATACATACAGTAAAAATATCAATGGCTCCTAACGAAACAAAACCAATAGATAATAAAAAAAATGGTGAAAACAATTATTGGATGGAATTAGATGCTGTTGATATAGATACAACTGGTGCGTTAGAAGATTTACCTACTGTAAATTTAGATAAGACAGAAGATTCAATATTAAAAGATCAAACAGAGCAACTAGTGGCTACAGTTAATCCGGAAGATTTGGCAAATAAGGACTTAGATTGGGTATCAAGTGATCCAAGTATAGCAACAGTTGATGAATCTGGAAAAGTAACAGGGATAAAGCCTGGAAATACTACTATAACAGCTACAACTAAGGATGGAAGTAATATAAGTGCAACATGTAAATTAGCAGTTGATGATTATTGGACTGGAACTACTTTAGGTAATGCTACTGTAAAAAATAAATTAGATCAACCTGATAAGGGTTGGATAAGATATGATGATTCTAATAGTAGAGTATTGCATAATGGTAGCTTTGAGACTTTAAAACTTGGAGGAAGCGAAAATTGTGGAGGCTCTTATCAAGGAACCCATTCAAAAGATGCAAGTATTGTATTTTCCTTTAAAGGAACTAAACTTAGGTTGATATCTTCAATGTCAAACTATTGTAGCGATGGAATAATGGTAACTATTGATGGAAAAAGTGAATATTTTGATGAAGGAAATAATAGTGATACTGCTTTATGGCAAATGTTGGTTTATCAAAAGGATGGGTTAGAGGATACAATACATACAGTAAAAATATCAATGGATAATGAAACACAACCAACAACTAATACAAAAATTGGTGCAAACAATTATTGGATGGAATTAGATGCTATTGATGTTGGTTTAGATGATGGACAAGCTCCACAAGATTTACCGGAAACAAATTTGAATTAAAAATAGTAAAAATCGAAAAAATAATAGAACTCATTTGTTATGAGTTAATTGTTTAAAGTGAAAAATTTACAAACAAAGAAAGAAGGATATAGATTCCTTCTTTTTTATTTAGCATATTTAGATGCTATCAAAAAGCTAAAACAGGGAGCTTCAGCTCCCCCCTATACCTACTTTTGTATGGTCTCCACAAGCTTCTTTACAATGTCCTGCATTTCCTCTATTGCCTTAAGAATTTCACCTATATTTTCATTCTGCTGTTCAATATTTCCTAGAATCTCTTCACTTGAAGCTGCATGCTGCTCGGACATACTTGATATAAAATCCATTTCCTCTTCAATATCTTTGAACAGGTCAGTTATATTATTTATCATTCTAGTTTCATCAAATATATTTAGTTTATTTGTATTAAAGGAACTAACTACAAAATTAAATTTGTTTAAAACATCATAAACTAGAGTAAAGCTTTCCTTGGCAGCTAAATTTCCTTTTGCAACTTTATTGAAGGTTTCGTTTGTTATCAAGTTTATTTCTTCAATAATTTCATTTATATTGTTGACCATTTCAGAGCTGCTGGTTGCAAGTTTATTTATTTCATCTGCTACTATAGCAAAACCACGTCCTGCTTCACCAGCCTTTGCGGCTTCTATATTAGCGTTTATAGAAAGAAGATTTGTTTGGTCGGCTATGCGTTTAATAGAACTCAAAAATTTTGTTATTTTACCAGCACTTTCTTGGAGCTTTATTACGGTTTCAAGAGAGGAATCCACAGCATCCTTAACGACTCTTACCTTATCACACATAGTGTTTATTTTATCGGTACCTTCTTTTATATTATCATTTAGTGTTATTTCTGATTCTTTGATACCATTTGAAAGCTCTTCAACTTTAACTTCTTTTTGAAAAACTGTTTGTATTTTATTAGATATAGTTAATATACTTTTGGCTTCTTCACTTATCCCTTCGGCATTTTCGTTTACAGCTTGTGTTATTTCACCGCTGGATTGTTTTAGACCAATTAGATTTAAATCGAAGCTTTTTAGATTTTTATCTAGTACAGTTGAAGTTTCAGAAATCAAGTCCATTGAAGCTTCTAAATTTTTTATCAATTTTTGGGTTTCCAAATCTTTTTTTTGTAGAGATTTTGTTAAGGCATTAGCCCACCTAGTTAAGAGATATATTAATACTATTACAGCATTTACTAAAACTAAAGTGAATATGAACATGAGAAGATTTGAATTAAAACCTAGAAGCATTTTTGATGAAATTATATATAAAGTTATCAAGGATATATTAAGAAAAAATCCATGAAATATTATAAGCTTTTCATTAAAGTACGTAGATATGGT
The Clostridium felsineum DSM 794 DNA segment above includes these coding regions:
- a CDS encoding DEAD/DEAH box helicase is translated as MKKLEFKDLGLSEEILESIGKLGYKTPSSIQEKVIPIILKNRDIIAKAKTGSGKTAAFAIPICEKIELEEKAPQVLVLTPTRELAYQIKEDFLNIGRFKRLRCVSIFGKEPISNQIRELKQRCHIVVGTPGRILDHIERETLNLSKIKYVVIDEADEMLNMGFIEQVEGILSKLEKNRNTLLFSATLPETIVNLSEKYMKNAENVEVKDEASSKGEIEELYYKVEAREKFSLLVKLIYKELPGSSIVFCRTKDNVEEVFGKMKDKGFICGALHGGMLQQDRIQVMNDFKKGKFTFLVATDVAARGIDVENITHVINYDIPMEKESYIHRIGRTGRMGNRGKAITFVTMKEERFLKDIENEFSRYIKEGNMPTKEEVLKGRETLKSTSQKLNKTKHNKIEKLNKDITKLHLSAGKKKKIRPGDIAGTISSIEGIKPEDIGIIDIHDSFSYVEILNGKGNVVIKAMESKTIKGKKVRAQVAQK
- a CDS encoding Ig-like domain-containing protein, giving the protein MKKKLKIVISMSLLITFSSVSNVFAASVKKGNHNLKLAAYSQMKKSIKTAEAETHYNEATPGSGFINAKVGDVLDNPEESWTRYDDSNSKIVYKGNWTTLNYGGDGNWDKQYQGTNSLDASIVFCFKGTKLRLISSMSNYCSNNIIVTIDGKVDHFNEGNNSDGALWKMLAYQKDGLEDKIHTVKISMAPNETKPIDNKKNGENNYWMELDAVDIDTTGALEDLPTVNLDKTEDSILKDQTEQLVATVNPEDLANKDLDWVSSDPSIATVDESGKVTGIKPGNTTITATTKDGSNISATCKLAVDDYWTGTTLGNATVKNKLDQPDKGWIRYDDSNSRVLHNGSFETLKLGGSENCGGSYQGTHSKDASIVFSFKGTKLRLISSMSNYCSDGIMVTIDGKSEYFDEGNNSDTALWQMLVYQKDGLEDTIHTVKISMDNETQPTTNTKIGANNYWMELDAIDVGLDDGQAPQDLPETNLN
- a CDS encoding LysM peptidoglycan-binding domain-containing protein, with product MRIYVVRPGDSVYSIARSFGVTPESILESNKLQNNQLVIGQTVVVPSTEISYRVRPGDTLWSISRKFRVSPESIQKLNNLQNPSQVYPGLILRIPENAKNYGTIEVNAFIQPSTKEKEDAVLSESLPYLTYITPFSHHVTETAGLTPLDDENIINQAKKAGVNPMLSVTNITGTTGSNFNSELISNILNSETLENILINNILSLIRSKGYYGVIVDFERIPPKDRENYNNFLRKLTERLHPDYKVATALAPKTYDIKEGSWHGAHDYKAHGEIVDFVIIMTYEWGWSGGPPLAVAPIDQVEKVIRYAVSVIPPSKIMMGIPLYGYDWTLPYIPKGEFAETIGNDEAIERARKYGARIKYDIKSQSPYYNYVDAEGRQHVVWFEDARSVEEKYKLVFRYKLKGVSYWVLARSFTQNFKVLDNMFMIKKYNQ
- the yfcE gene encoding phosphodiesterase; amino-acid sequence: MKIFFMSDIHGSLNYLQKALNRFNAEKADFIVILGDELYHGARNPLPLGYNPKDVAELLNTYSEKIIAIRGNCDSEVDEMVLTYPIMSTYSTILYNDKRVFLTHGHVYNEDNLPKLRDGDIFLYGHTHVPVAKKKNNIYIINPGSISIPKEDSPNSYAVLCDNLFEIKDLDGNTFLELNINE
- a CDS encoding GNAT family N-acetyltransferase, with the translated sequence MSPTIQLGTINDIDELELLYNDLNDYLASEINYPGWIKGVYPVRQNAIDGIKNGNLYIAKYHGKIVGSLILSHKPEPAYYNVKWSFESDYSDVFIIYTFVVHPKFLRHGIGESLIDFSTKYSIKNHAKAVRLDVYEKNFPAIKLYEKCGFNYVSSVDLGLSHYGLDVFRLYEKIL